The proteins below come from a single Sander vitreus isolate 19-12246 chromosome 15, sanVit1, whole genome shotgun sequence genomic window:
- the LOC144530711 gene encoding inward rectifier potassium channel 16-like produces MSTERGEQVIIDTCYTTVHTLGRKNEARQLRYMQKNGSFPVVFQKAPGQWSLYLIDIFTTLVDIRWRVMLLIFSLSYILSWLFFGLCYWLIAYVHGDVDDAEHTTCVDNVRGFTGAFMFSMETQATIGYGFRGMTENCIVAIILVTVQDVFSCLLDTIIIGIVVAKMASARKRSQTVGFSSCTVVNLRNGVLCLSWRLGDFRGNHILEGVARAMLVRYVKQPLGSIVMSYQDLHIQNRDIMLATPVTIIHKLEPGSPLYSLGPDDLLGDDFELVVSFTYTGDSTGMLHQTRTSYTPADIRWGQRFQDMLKLDKRHYKVDYALFNETMWVPVPLLSAEQFDRRGRPVEGSQSHGPLFASNKRKGHTCKVNPDVTEEVMQQTCL; encoded by the coding sequence ATGAGCACTGAGAGGGGCGAGCAGGTCATCATTGATACCTGCTACACTACAGTCCACACACTGGGCAGGAAAAATGAGGCCAGGCAGCTGCGCTAcatgcagaaaaatggcagctTCCCTGTGGTTTTCCAGAAGGCCCCTGGACAATGGAGCCTGTACCTGATAGACATCTTCACCACTCTTGTGGATATCCGCTGGAGGGTGATGCTCCTTATCTTTTCCCTCTCTTACATTCTCTCTTGGCTCTTTTTTGGTCTGTGTTATTGGCTCATTGCGTATGTACATGGGGACGTTGACGATGCAGAACACACAACATGCGTAGACAATGTGCGTGGCTTTACTGGAGCCTTTATGTTCTCAATGGAGACCCAGGCGACTATTGGCTACGGCTTCAGGGGGATGACTGAGAACTGTATTGTGGCCATTATTTTGGTGACGGTTCAAGATGTATTTAGCTGCCTCCTTGACACCATCATCATTGGTATTGTTGTTGCTAAAATGGCATCTGCTCGTAAGAGATCTCAGACGGTTGGTTTTAGCAGCTGTACAGTGGTCAACCTGCGAAACGGGGTTCTGTGTCTGTCTTGGCGACTTGGGGACTTCAGGGGCAATCACATCCTGGAGGGTGTTGCCAGGGCCATGTTAGTCCGCTATGTGAAACAGCCACTGGGGTCTATTGTGATGTCATACCAGGACCTGCACATCCAGAATCGAGACATTATGCTCGCCACACCAGTCACCATTATCCACAAGCTGGAGCCTGGCAGTCCCCTCTACAGCCTCGGACCTGATGACCTGCTGGGGGATGACTTTGAGCTGGTGGTGTCTTTCACCTACACCGGTGACTCTACAGGTATGCTCCACCAGACTCGAACCTCCTACACACCAGCAGACATCCGCTGGGGCCAGCGCTTCCAAGACATGCTGAAACTGGACAAGAGGCACTACAAGGTGGACTACGCTCTGTTCAACGAGACCATGTGGGTGCCGGTGCCCCTGCTCAGTGCAGAGCAGTTTGACAGGAGGGGTCGCCCTGTAGAGGGCAGTCAGTCCCACGGTCCTCTCTTTGCTTCAAATAAGAGAAAAGGACACACTTGCAAAGTGAATCCTGATGTCACTGAAGAGGTGATGCAGCAAACCTGTTTGTAG